In one Fusobacteriaceae bacterium genomic region, the following are encoded:
- a CDS encoding 2-hydroxyacyl-CoA dehydratase family protein, translating into MAEEKKPRREAPDPNSAKVKLGNIAADAYTQAQLAKERGEKIGWCSSNFPVEIPETLGLKVCYPENQAAAIAARGAGQRLCEISEADGYSNDICAYARISLAYAKIKEAPEQDVPMPDFLLCCNNICNCMIKWYENLSKELDIPMILIDIPFNPDYEVSPAQIAYVREQFWAAIHQLEELTGKKWDDENFKKVKERSGRTSRAWLDATSCACYTPSPFNGFDLLNHMAVMVTARGKDEAVDAMETLLKEYKENHEKGVSTFRGEEKYRIMFEGIACWPWLRATATGLKDRGINMVTTIYADAFGFIYDDFDGMCAAYSKVPNAINLELSRDKRIKLCKENHVEGLLVHTNRSCKLWSGFMAEMSRQIGAACGIPVVSFDGDQADPRNFSEAQYNTRVQGLMEIMEQKKEAAR; encoded by the coding sequence ATGGCAGAAGAAAAAAAACCGCGCAGGGAGGCGCCGGATCCCAATTCGGCAAAAGTGAAACTTGGTAATATTGCGGCCGACGCGTATACACAGGCGCAACTGGCCAAAGAACGGGGCGAAAAGATCGGTTGGTGTTCCAGTAATTTCCCGGTGGAAATACCCGAGACGCTGGGACTGAAGGTATGTTATCCGGAAAACCAGGCTGCTGCTATTGCAGCTCGCGGCGCGGGTCAAAGACTTTGCGAGATCAGCGAGGCCGACGGATATTCCAACGATATCTGCGCCTATGCAAGAATCAGTCTTGCATACGCGAAAATCAAGGAAGCTCCGGAACAGGACGTCCCTATGCCTGATTTTTTACTTTGCTGCAACAATATATGCAACTGCATGATCAAATGGTATGAAAACCTGTCAAAGGAACTGGACATTCCCATGATCTTGATTGATATTCCCTTTAATCCTGATTATGAAGTTTCTCCGGCGCAAATCGCCTATGTACGAGAGCAGTTTTGGGCCGCGATCCATCAACTGGAAGAATTGACAGGAAAAAAATGGGATGATGAAAACTTCAAGAAAGTGAAAGAACGCTCGGGGAGAACAAGTCGCGCCTGGCTTGACGCCACATCCTGCGCATGCTACACGCCATCCCCCTTCAACGGTTTTGATCTCCTGAACCATATGGCGGTTATGGTTACCGCCCGCGGTAAAGACGAAGCGGTCGACGCCATGGAAACTTTGCTGAAAGAGTATAAGGAAAATCATGAAAAAGGCGTCTCGACATTTCGCGGCGAAGAAAAATACCGCATTATGTTTGAGGGCATCGCCTGCTGGCCCTGGTTACGCGCCACGGCTACAGGATTGAAAGACAGAGGCATCAACATGGTCACAACAATTTATGCCGACGCTTTCGGGTTTATCTATGATGATTTTGACGGTATGTGCGCCGCCTACTCCAAGGTTCCGAACGCTATTAATTTGGAACTTTCGAGGGATAAGCGGATCAAACTCTGTAAAGAAAACCATGTTGAGGGTCTCCTTGTGCACACAAATCGTTCCTGCAAGCTTTGGAGCGGATTTATGGCGGAAATGAGCCGCCAAATCGGTGCGGCCTGCGGAATCCCGGTTGTCAGCTTTGACGGTGATCAGGCGGATCCGAGGAACTTTTCTGAAGCGCAGTACAACACCAGAGTGCAAGGTTTGATGGAAATCATGGAGCAAAAAAAGGAGGCGGCCAGATGA
- a CDS encoding acyl--CoA ligase, with the protein MPELQAITILDQFFEALENTGERISITDSTGEYSWREINDLSDMMAYQICLRGVNPRDAAAIIGRNSVYWVVTYLAILKAGAVPVLINPTYTEEELEKTRNIIDYVHSFKTKQDDFAKLVNQLRIMGTLTKEEHTLVENRIKNIRPTDLASFLFTSGTASLPKAVPMTHFQMINVAREATEILRWNDSDRVCLPLSLFHCFGLSTGLFASFVHRGSLHFTDSYHSVDVMKTVEKYHCTVLNGVPTMYLAILKSDTRKSYDLSSLCSGIIAGSTVYESDFLAISRELPVPHLMQSYGQTEAAPSITFSDYDDPPEIKAKSVGKPMKHLSLQICDYGGKKCKAHETGEIEIKGYHVMTGYYNDEKATQEAFTQEGWLRTGDMGYLDEKGNLYVTGRKKEIIIRSGENISPLEIEEALIGIDGIEQVKVFGIPSPVVQEDVVACINGAQIAEESIRKVLKSKLADYKIPKYILRFSEFPLKGNGKIDVQKLKIEAKEKIDQLCLRHNQ; encoded by the coding sequence ATGCCGGAATTACAGGCTATTACAATCTTGGATCAATTTTTTGAAGCGTTGGAAAATACGGGTGAGAGAATCTCAATCACAGATTCCACAGGAGAGTACTCCTGGAGAGAAATCAATGATCTGTCCGATATGATGGCGTATCAAATCTGCCTTCGTGGAGTGAACCCCCGGGATGCGGCGGCCATAATCGGAAGAAATTCAGTATATTGGGTGGTTACTTATCTTGCTATCCTCAAGGCCGGCGCAGTTCCCGTTCTGATCAATCCCACATATACAGAAGAGGAACTGGAAAAGACCCGGAATATCATAGATTATGTCCATTCTTTTAAAACGAAACAAGATGATTTCGCAAAACTCGTCAATCAATTGAGGATAATGGGGACACTGACCAAAGAGGAACACACTTTGGTTGAAAACCGTATAAAAAATATACGCCCGACGGATCTGGCAAGTTTTCTATTCACTTCGGGAACCGCCAGTTTACCCAAAGCTGTGCCGATGACCCATTTCCAGATGATTAATGTTGCCAGGGAGGCCACGGAAATTCTCCGTTGGAATGATTCAGACCGAGTTTGTCTTCCGCTTTCCCTGTTCCATTGTTTCGGATTGTCCACAGGTTTGTTTGCTTCATTCGTTCATCGGGGCAGCTTGCATTTTACCGATAGTTATCATTCGGTTGATGTAATGAAAACCGTCGAAAAATATCATTGCACGGTGTTGAATGGGGTTCCGACCATGTACCTCGCGATTTTAAAAAGCGATACCCGCAAATCGTATGATTTGAGCTCGTTATGTTCCGGAATTATCGCAGGTTCCACAGTGTATGAATCAGATTTTCTGGCAATTTCAAGGGAATTGCCAGTACCGCATTTGATGCAATCTTATGGTCAAACCGAAGCGGCGCCCAGCATTACTTTTTCCGATTATGACGATCCTCCGGAAATCAAGGCAAAATCCGTAGGGAAGCCTATGAAGCATCTGTCTCTCCAGATTTGCGATTACGGAGGAAAAAAATGTAAAGCTCATGAAACCGGTGAAATAGAGATAAAGGGATATCACGTCATGACCGGATATTACAATGACGAAAAGGCAACACAGGAAGCTTTCACACAAGAAGGATGGCTCCGTACGGGAGATATGGGCTACCTTGATGAAAAAGGAAATCTTTATGTAACCGGAAGAAAAAAAGAGATCATCATTCGAAGCGGTGAAAACATATCCCCTCTCGAAATCGAAGAAGCCCTTATCGGAATTGACGGCATAGAGCAAGTCAAAGTATTCGGTATCCCATCTCCGGTTGTGCAGGAGGATGTTGTCGCGTGCATAAACGGAGCGCAGATTGCCGAAGAAAGTATTCGAAAAGTTTTGAAATCTAAACTTGCCGATTATAAAATCCCCAAGTATATCCTGAGGTTTTCAGAGTTTCCTTTGAAAGGAAACGGAAAAATCGACGTTCAAAAATTAAAGATCGAGGCAAAAGAAAAAATTGACCAGCTCTGTCTCCGGCATAATCAATGA
- a CDS encoding GntR family transcriptional regulator, with product MTKKHFYSNDEVFADLCMKIEKLVYMPGDPLFENTLCSIYEVSRNIIRTVITRLKERELVDVYPQRGTFVSLIDIGLIEDIIFLRESMEQKVIDIIMADDKKCALIAKEMLQKAEKMESCLEKEDYAYFYDLDSEIHHCMLEAAGHASVMRLFGDTYIHFLRWRNLEVRTKERYEEICKQHRELISALLEKKGERAKAILHMHLDTSYRYYQDFKKDYPQYFYPEKAPVITG from the coding sequence ATGACAAAAAAGCATTTTTACAGCAACGATGAAGTTTTTGCAGATTTATGCATGAAGATTGAAAAATTGGTGTATATGCCAGGCGATCCTTTGTTTGAGAATACGCTTTGCAGCATTTATGAGGTTTCCAGAAATATCATAAGAACGGTTATTACACGCTTGAAGGAACGTGAACTGGTCGATGTGTATCCTCAAAGAGGAACTTTTGTCAGTTTAATTGATATCGGGTTGATCGAAGACATCATCTTTTTAAGGGAATCCATGGAGCAAAAGGTCATCGACATCATCATGGCGGACGACAAGAAATGCGCGTTGATCGCGAAAGAGATGTTGCAGAAAGCGGAAAAAATGGAAAGCTGCCTCGAGAAAGAAGACTATGCCTACTTTTATGATTTGGACAGCGAAATCCATCATTGCATGCTGGAGGCGGCCGGTCATGCCAGTGTAATGCGCTTATTCGGCGACACTTATATCCATTTTCTACGTTGGCGTAACCTCGAAGTACGTACTAAAGAGCGCTATGAAGAGATTTGCAAGCAACATCGCGAATTGATCTCGGCGCTTCTTGAAAAAAAAGGAGAACGCGCCAAGGCTATCCTGCATATGCACTTGGATACAAGCTATCGCTACTACCAAGACTTCAAAAAAGACTACCCGCAGTACTTTTATCCTGAAAAAGCACCGGTAATAACAGGATAA